One Clostridium estertheticum DNA segment encodes these proteins:
- the mltG gene encoding endolytic transglycosylase MltG: MKFKKSIFIIIVLILASYGIFYLANKLNKKVNTVMVTIPEGYTNKEIGQKLEKSGLVTEKDFINQAENWTDNDYWFLKGLPNDKHKLDGFLYPATYSFSKNVSSKTIINKMLRTFQMNIEPNKKYITENKLSIRNIVITASLIEKEAVKDVDRPKIASVIYNRLNKNMPLQIDATILYIIGHKDKLYNKDLVVQSPYNTYLNKGLPPSPICNPGTKSINAAIHPSKTDYLYYVLNSKTNEHVFAKTYAQHAKNVSLYIK; the protein is encoded by the coding sequence ATGAAATTTAAAAAATCTATATTTATAATTATTGTTCTTATTTTAGCATCATATGGAATATTTTACTTAGCAAATAAGTTGAATAAAAAAGTTAATACAGTAATGGTTACAATACCAGAGGGATATACAAATAAAGAAATAGGACAAAAGTTGGAAAAATCAGGATTGGTTACAGAAAAAGATTTTATAAACCAAGCTGAAAACTGGACAGACAATGATTACTGGTTTTTAAAAGGGTTGCCAAATGATAAACATAAGTTAGATGGCTTCTTATATCCTGCCACATATTCTTTTTCAAAGAATGTATCAAGTAAAACAATTATAAATAAAATGCTTAGAACTTTTCAAATGAATATTGAACCTAATAAAAAATATATAACAGAAAACAAACTAAGTATAAGAAATATTGTAATAACAGCATCTTTAATAGAAAAAGAAGCAGTAAAAGATGTAGACAGGCCAAAGATAGCAAGTGTTATTTACAATAGATTGAATAAAAATATGCCCTTGCAAATAGATGCAACAATTCTATATATAATTGGACATAAAGACAAGCTATACAATAAAGACTTAGTAGTACAATCTCCGTATAATACCTACTTAAATAAAGGATTGCCACCATCACCAATATGTAATCCAGGAACTAAGTCAATAAATGCTGCTATTCACCCCTCAAAGACTGATTATCTTTATTATGTATTAAATAGTAAAACTAATGAGCATGTATTTGCTAAAACATATGCGCAGCATGCTAAAAATGTATCTTTATATATCAAATAA
- a CDS encoding spore coat protein CotJB, with product MRNELNKMEMLKQISATRFMMIDLALYLNTHPLDREAVAEYNNYIMQWRGLKENYDMNYGMLTQLDSLSPSPWQWINEPWPWENEANFMFEKEEV from the coding sequence ATGAGAAATGAATTGAATAAAATGGAAATGTTAAAACAGATTAGTGCTACACGATTCATGATGATAGACTTAGCTTTGTACCTTAATACCCATCCATTGGATAGAGAGGCTGTTGCAGAGTATAATAATTATATTATGCAATGGAGAGGACTCAAAGAAAACTATGATATGAATTACGGCATGTTAACTCAACTTGACTCCTTAAGCCCTTCCCCATGGCAATGGATAAATGAACCATGGCCTTGGGAAAATGAAGCTAATTTTATGTTTGAAAAGGAGGAAGTGTAA
- a CDS encoding glycosyltransferase family 4 protein, with product MKIAFICTEKLTFPPINGGAVQVYLEGVLPIISQYHEITVFSIQDPKLPNIAFINGVKYIRLPARNTEEYVRGLKNYLTNDFDLVHVFNRPRWVNFLSKNLTCAFSLSLHNEMFLQNKITVSLANACVNRVSFITTVSHFIANGVKALYPSAASKLYPVYSAVDCNIYKPIWDDDKDSYRNNLRAKYGLQNHKTILYVGRLTPKKGTHIVIDAMNSVMESHPNTALMIIGSKWYGGNESNAYIELLKRISKELKGPVIFTGYLSPTEIPKYYSVGDIFVNMSQWQEPLARVHYEAMAAGLPIITTNRGGNAEVMIEGVNGFVINDYKNPRVLENNIVRLLDNSDLALRLGVNGRKIAQEKYNFNRLAKDLLKLFDSVK from the coding sequence ATGAAAATAGCATTTATTTGTACAGAAAAGCTTACCTTCCCTCCTATTAATGGGGGGGCAGTTCAAGTATATCTCGAAGGAGTTCTACCTATAATATCACAATATCATGAAATAACTGTGTTTAGTATACAAGATCCTAAACTACCTAACATTGCTTTTATTAATGGAGTAAAATATATACGATTGCCCGCAAGAAATACAGAAGAGTATGTGCGTGGTTTAAAAAACTATCTTACAAATGACTTTGATTTAGTGCATGTTTTTAACAGGCCACGTTGGGTTAACTTTTTAAGTAAAAACTTAACTTGTGCCTTTAGTTTAAGTTTGCATAATGAAATGTTTTTACAAAACAAAATCACTGTAAGCTTAGCCAATGCCTGTGTTAATAGAGTCAGTTTTATTACAACCGTAAGCCATTTTATTGCCAATGGTGTAAAAGCTTTATATCCTTCTGCTGCTAGTAAACTTTATCCTGTGTATTCTGCAGTAGATTGTAATATATATAAACCAATTTGGGATGATGATAAGGATTCTTATAGAAATAATTTGCGTGCAAAATATGGCTTGCAGAATCATAAAACAATATTATATGTAGGTAGATTAACGCCAAAAAAAGGTACCCATATAGTAATAGATGCCATGAATTCTGTTATGGAATCACACCCAAATACCGCACTAATGATTATAGGGAGCAAGTGGTATGGTGGAAATGAATCTAATGCTTATATAGAATTATTAAAGAGAATATCTAAAGAGCTAAAAGGACCAGTTATTTTTACAGGTTATTTAAGCCCAACTGAAATTCCAAAATATTATAGCGTAGGAGACATCTTCGTGAATATGTCTCAATGGCAAGAACCCTTAGCAAGAGTTCACTATGAAGCTATGGCCGCTGGATTACCTATTATAACCACTAATCGTGGAGGCAATGCAGAGGTAATGATTGAAGGCGTAAATGGCTTTGTAATAAATGATTATAAAAATCCAAGGGTGCTAGAGAATAATATAGTTCGTCTTTTAGATAATAGTGATTTAGCACTAAGACTAGGAGTGAATGGCAGAAAAATAGCACAGGAAAAGTATAATTTTAATAGACTGGCTAAAGATTTATTAAAACTTTTTGATAGTGTTAAATAA
- a CDS encoding CotS family spore coat protein gives MENDLTNYLELGRKVLLEYNIAPQNLQTIQSKGLKTLWKFTYKGTTLCLKRLKHSLEEALFSVNAQIYILNNGGNVPKIYPNSNGNSITQYNGQSFVLYSWIHGRDMNLDNPKDLALALQALSKFHIDSIGYEPPTTALVSSKLGKWPNQYESMKNRMLKIKELCLQTPNNTAYSTYVNQVDPIIEICNKTINLINKSPYSALCSIEQKESCLCHQDFGTGNVMLSKEGATVIDLDSVTYDLKVKDLRKIIGKRMMKYNDYSIQNIEAILKYYETNATLTSEQKKVLKIDLMFPHWFFGLVKTLFNKTKPIGSDKITSISKFEQNKFSILQRWL, from the coding sequence ATGGAAAACGACTTAACTAATTATTTAGAGCTTGGTAGAAAAGTTCTTCTAGAGTATAATATAGCACCACAAAATTTACAAACAATACAAAGTAAGGGACTTAAAACATTGTGGAAATTCACGTATAAAGGTACTACATTATGTCTTAAACGCTTGAAGCATTCATTGGAAGAAGCTCTTTTCTCTGTTAATGCTCAAATATATATATTGAATAATGGTGGTAATGTACCAAAAATCTACCCTAATTCTAATGGGAATTCTATTACGCAGTACAATGGACAATCATTTGTATTATATAGTTGGATCCATGGAAGAGATATGAATCTAGATAATCCTAAAGATTTAGCTTTAGCTTTGCAAGCATTGTCAAAGTTCCATATTGACTCAATTGGATATGAGCCACCCACAACTGCCTTAGTATCATCTAAACTTGGAAAGTGGCCAAATCAATATGAATCCATGAAAAATAGAATGCTAAAAATAAAGGAACTCTGCTTACAAACCCCTAATAATACAGCTTATTCTACCTATGTAAATCAAGTAGATCCTATCATAGAAATTTGTAATAAAACTATTAATTTAATTAATAAATCTCCTTATAGTGCTTTATGTAGTATTGAGCAAAAGGAATCCTGTTTATGCCATCAGGATTTTGGCACTGGCAACGTGATGCTTTCAAAAGAAGGAGCTACTGTTATTGATTTAGATAGCGTAACTTATGATTTGAAAGTTAAGGATTTAAGAAAGATTATTGGAAAGAGAATGATGAAATATAATGATTATAGTATACAAAATATTGAAGCTATTTTAAAATACTATGAAACAAATGCTACCCTAACATCTGAGCAAAAAAAAGTTTTAAAAATTGATTTAATGTTCCCGCACTGGTTTTTTGGCTTAGTAAAGACATTGTTTAACAAAACAAAACCAATAGGTAGTGACAAAATTACTTCAATTTCAAAGTTTGAACAAAATAAATTTTCAATATTACAGAGATGGCTTTAA
- a CDS encoding DUF1657 domain-containing protein, translated as MTVISKVKQTLASLKGSEATLRLYSLQERDEEARAIYTEAFQEINKIKIDLEKRVGSMEFQEPQYKGD; from the coding sequence GTGACTGTTATCTCTAAAGTGAAACAAACATTAGCATCTCTAAAGGGCTCTGAAGCTACTTTAAGATTATATTCATTGCAGGAACGGGATGAAGAAGCTAGGGCTATTTATACTGAGGCTTTCCAAGAAATAAATAAAATCAAAATAGATTTAGAAAAAAGAGTAGGTTCTATGGAGTTTCAAGAGCCCCAATATAAAGGTGACTAA
- a CDS encoding alpha/beta hydrolase, with protein sequence MKKKFFLFFSVVVLIIIIIGSFSFKNLTTTSYGKLDTIFGVMSKIEKYFNPSLLKEKSIYEIRIALHKATTKWSPKPISFSNIKNMDIKTDTNQVPVRIYTPANGDIFPLIIYSHGGSFVSGNIDEVDNICRKLSKNSKAIVVSINYRLAPEDPFPAGLNDVYNVLQWVYRNAKSINGDSSRICIIGDSAGGNLSAAVSQMSRDKDGPHIISQVLIYPSTNIYELNTKSWSYFGMDYNPTKENTEKFISLYTPRLEDRKSKYASPLLSENFKGLPDTLIITAEFDPLRDEGEDYGNKLKEAGVDVISTRYKGVTHGFMSMGRITNKADEALNEISTYLLTQFNRKKV encoded by the coding sequence ATGAAAAAGAAATTTTTTTTATTTTTTTCGGTGGTTGTCTTAATTATTATAATAATCGGTTCTTTTTCATTTAAAAATTTGACTACAACAAGTTATGGTAAACTTGATACAATATTTGGTGTAATGTCAAAAATAGAAAAATATTTTAACCCTAGTTTACTAAAAGAAAAATCAATATATGAAATACGTATAGCCTTACATAAGGCTACAACAAAATGGAGCCCTAAGCCTATATCTTTTTCCAATATTAAAAATATGGATATAAAAACAGATACAAATCAAGTGCCAGTGCGAATATATACGCCTGCTAATGGCGATATTTTCCCTTTGATAATCTATTCCCACGGTGGCAGCTTTGTAAGTGGTAATATTGATGAAGTTGATAATATTTGCAGGAAGCTTTCAAAAAATTCAAAGGCTATAGTTGTATCTATAAATTATCGATTAGCACCAGAAGATCCCTTTCCAGCAGGACTTAATGATGTATATAATGTGCTCCAATGGGTTTATAGAAATGCTAAGAGTATTAATGGGGACTCTAGTCGAATATGTATTATAGGGGACAGTGCTGGCGGCAACCTTTCCGCTGCAGTTTCTCAAATGTCACGTGATAAAGATGGGCCCCACATAATTTCTCAAGTACTAATATATCCATCAACAAATATTTATGAGCTAAATACTAAATCTTGGTCGTATTTTGGTATGGATTATAACCCTACAAAGGAAAACACTGAGAAATTTATATCACTATATACTCCAAGATTAGAAGATAGAAAAAGTAAATATGCTTCCCCTCTATTATCTGAAAATTTTAAGGGATTACCTGATACACTTATAATTACAGCTGAATTTGATCCACTAAGAGATGAAGGTGAAGATTATGGTAATAAATTAAAGGAGGCAGGTGTAGATGTGATTTCTACCAGATATAAAGGTGTTACACATGGCTTTATGTCTATGGGCAGGATTACAAATAAAGCAGATGAGGCATTAAATGAAATTTCCACATATCTACTAACACAATTCAATAGAAAGAAGGTTTAA
- a CDS encoding manganese catalase family protein yields the protein MWTYDKFLEYPVKIKTPNPEMAKIIITQYGGPDGELGASLRYLSQRFSMITAQAIATCNDIGTEELAHLEMVGSMVRQLMKCATLEEIQKGGMSGYYADHGRGVYPVSASGVPFNASYIQSKGDPIVDLTENLAAEQKARATYEYLINMADDPDVIEPLKFLREREVVHYQRFGEALRIVQDHLQQPHLFIMPKTV from the coding sequence ATGTGGACATACGATAAGTTCTTAGAATATCCAGTAAAAATTAAAACTCCTAACCCAGAAATGGCAAAAATTATTATTACTCAATATGGTGGTCCAGACGGTGAGCTAGGGGCATCATTAAGATACTTAAGTCAGCGATTTTCTATGATAACTGCACAAGCTATAGCAACATGTAATGATATAGGTACTGAAGAATTAGCTCATTTGGAAATGGTTGGAAGTATGGTTCGTCAATTAATGAAATGCGCAACTCTAGAAGAAATTCAAAAGGGCGGCATGAGTGGATACTATGCAGATCATGGTAGAGGAGTATATCCTGTAAGTGCTTCAGGTGTTCCTTTTAATGCCTCATATATTCAATCAAAAGGTGATCCAATTGTAGATCTTACTGAAAATTTAGCCGCAGAGCAGAAGGCAAGGGCTACCTATGAATATTTAATTAATATGGCTGATGATCCAGATGTAATCGAGCCTTTGAAGTTCCTGCGTGAAAGAGAAGTTGTTCATTATCAGAGATTCGGTGAAGCTCTTAGAATTGTTCAGGATCATCTACAACAACCACATTTGTTTATAATGCCTAAAACAGTTTAA
- a CDS encoding CotS family spore coat protein: MEEENINLILAQYDITVTNIRNECNKGKKAVWWIKTLHGDTILKKHSCSAKTLEFILAAVEHLSNNKVNLPKIIKTKQGTKFIKGIDCCYVLSEAISGVTPNGDKPQELRMVVEQLANFHSASKNFVPPSDCKIRTHLGIQREEFQDQMTKLKNFYDVEHSKPIHSRFGEIILSVFPYFYKRMQLAIAENEKSGYNKWVEADKNLNSLCHQDFTASNLILTKSKEIFVLDIDSIAIDLPTRDIRKLLNKVMKKNGTWDLNLTKQILHWYNTVNPLEPWKWQVLKETITFPHLFVGIMSKYYEGREATWTEDRYVERLKTMIKVDKSIDPILQNFESIIPS; this comes from the coding sequence ATGGAAGAAGAAAATATAAATTTGATATTAGCCCAATATGATATTACTGTAACTAATATAAGAAATGAATGTAATAAGGGTAAAAAGGCGGTTTGGTGGATAAAAACACTTCATGGTGATACTATTTTAAAAAAACATTCCTGTTCAGCTAAAACACTTGAATTCATACTTGCCGCTGTGGAACATTTATCTAATAACAAAGTTAATCTTCCTAAAATTATTAAAACAAAACAAGGCACTAAGTTTATAAAAGGCATTGATTGTTGCTACGTGTTAAGCGAAGCTATATCTGGCGTCACACCAAATGGGGACAAACCTCAAGAATTAAGAATGGTTGTAGAACAATTAGCTAATTTTCATTCTGCATCTAAAAATTTTGTACCCCCAAGTGACTGTAAGATAAGAACTCACTTAGGCATTCAAAGAGAAGAATTTCAAGATCAGATGACTAAATTAAAGAATTTTTATGATGTGGAACACTCTAAACCTATACATTCGCGATTTGGTGAAATTATCCTTAGTGTATTTCCTTATTTTTATAAAAGAATGCAACTCGCCATAGCTGAAAACGAAAAATCAGGTTATAACAAATGGGTTGAAGCTGATAAAAATCTAAATTCCCTCTGTCATCAAGATTTTACCGCTAGTAATCTCATTCTTACAAAATCCAAGGAAATATTTGTTTTAGATATAGATTCCATAGCTATTGATTTGCCTACACGCGATATCAGGAAACTTTTAAATAAAGTAATGAAAAAAAATGGCACATGGGATTTAAACCTAACAAAACAAATCCTACATTGGTATAACACTGTAAATCCTCTTGAACCTTGGAAATGGCAAGTCCTAAAGGAAACTATAACCTTCCCTCATCTCTTCGTAGGTATTATGAGTAAATATTATGAAGGACGCGAAGCTACTTGGACTGAAGATAGATATGTTGAAAGACTAAAAACAATGATAAAAGTAGATAAATCTATAGATCCAATTTTACAAAACTTTGAAAGTATTATTCCTTCATAG
- a CDS encoding glycosyl transferase family 2 yields the protein MSNKYKVCVYAICKNEEKFVDRWMDHFSSADVVIVADTGSTDNTINKLKERGAIVYSIDASPFRFDYSRNECLKLIPDDIDICVSSDLDDVSEPGWRKHLENAWTNQTTRGLYLYNWRINSNGLPAVQYTWDRVHARHGYRWIYPTHEILEYLGEGEEKQVYIKGMVINHYPDVTKNRSLNLPLLKLAVEENPNNSRNTYYLGREYMFDSNWDDCILTLKNYLSLPTSNYEEERASSMRFIARAYCEKGEILNAKKWYHKAISESISLREPYIELSLLAYQEKDWLGVYYYATEALKIKEKTFNFANDENAWDHTPYDLAALGCYNLNMMVEAIGFSEQAIKLSPNDERLLNNHKFYLDSF from the coding sequence ATGAGTAATAAATATAAAGTTTGCGTATATGCAATCTGTAAAAATGAAGAAAAATTTGTTGATCGTTGGATGGATCATTTTAGTTCAGCAGATGTTGTTATAGTTGCAGATACAGGCTCTACCGATAACACAATTAATAAGCTAAAAGAAAGAGGAGCTATTGTATATTCTATAGATGCGAGTCCCTTTCGATTTGATTATTCAAGAAATGAATGCTTAAAATTAATTCCAGATGATATAGACATTTGCGTATCCTCTGATCTTGATGATGTTAGTGAGCCTGGTTGGAGAAAGCATTTAGAAAATGCTTGGACAAACCAAACCACAAGAGGATTGTATCTATATAATTGGAGGATTAATTCTAATGGGTTACCTGCTGTACAATATACTTGGGACAGAGTTCATGCAAGACATGGATATAGGTGGATATATCCAACTCATGAGATTTTAGAATATTTGGGAGAGGGAGAGGAAAAACAAGTTTATATTAAGGGTATGGTAATAAATCATTATCCTGATGTAACAAAAAACAGGAGTTTAAATCTTCCATTATTGAAATTGGCTGTTGAAGAAAATCCTAATAATAGTAGAAACACATATTATCTTGGTAGAGAATATATGTTTGACAGTAACTGGGATGATTGTATTTTAACCTTAAAGAATTATTTATCACTGCCTACATCAAATTATGAAGAGGAAAGAGCATCTTCTATGAGGTTTATTGCAAGAGCATATTGTGAAAAAGGAGAAATATTAAACGCTAAAAAATGGTATCATAAAGCCATAAGTGAATCAATTTCATTAAGAGAACCCTATATAGAGTTATCTTTATTAGCTTACCAAGAAAAGGATTGGCTTGGTGTTTATTATTATGCAACAGAAGCATTAAAAATCAAAGAAAAAACATTTAATTTTGCTAATGATGAAAATGCTTGGGACCATACTCCTTATGATTTAGCAGCTTTAGGCTGTTATAATTTAAATATGATGGTAGAAGCAATAGGATTTTCTGAGCAAGCGATTAAGCTTTCACCTAATGATGAAAGGCTGTTAAATAATCATAAATTTTATTTAGATAGTTTTTAA
- a CDS encoding spore coat associated protein CotJA, with translation MKQIEMGKKTPQKQVMSNCIPQETVIENVRLAAAYVPYQVLCALFTPVEALRSGTTFPELYSPYKGEDKKSRPCQLETMQKERI, from the coding sequence TTGAAACAGATAGAAATGGGAAAAAAAACACCACAAAAACAAGTAATGAGCAACTGTATACCACAAGAAACAGTAATAGAAAATGTTAGATTAGCTGCTGCGTATGTTCCATACCAAGTCCTTTGTGCTCTTTTTACACCAGTTGAAGCACTAAGAAGCGGAACTACTTTCCCCGAACTCTACAGTCCCTACAAAGGTGAGGACAAAAAAAGTAGACCATGTCAATTGGAAACAATGCAAAAGGAGCGAATCTAA
- a CDS encoding DUF2935 domain-containing protein — protein MLSNTQFIRQSLELHLFFARIMKEHSFFLEIGFTQKDSNYINQADNFRMEFDRLLAEAISLSNGVVSTSVLNSGEVITPFTLKAEMATAYFTGVNIPINLTKSEAGLMGNDALMSGNHMLEQRVFMLNQRAMGLIKALAQFKTMILSEVISCRIFTNNYPLLIDHILREAKFYFQLIQRLQNREEINLERDAYEQETFWNRIMAEHSKFIRGLLDPTENELIITANNFGNEFDKLTRESKEAMDKTIPISKVTEDSLKATMEISKFKAQGTQGLLECKIKSIIIPLLADHTLREANHYLRLLKIFTKGI, from the coding sequence ATGCTATCTAATACTCAATTCATCAGACAATCGCTGGAATTACATCTTTTCTTTGCAAGGATTATGAAGGAACACTCATTTTTTTTAGAAATAGGTTTTACACAAAAGGACTCAAATTACATCAACCAGGCGGATAACTTCCGAATGGAGTTTGACAGACTTTTAGCAGAAGCTATATCACTTTCTAATGGTGTTGTTAGCACTAGTGTATTAAATTCTGGTGAAGTAATAACACCTTTTACATTAAAAGCTGAGATGGCTACAGCATATTTTACAGGAGTGAATATCCCCATAAATTTAACAAAATCAGAAGCAGGATTAATGGGCAACGACGCATTAATGAGTGGCAATCATATGCTTGAACAAAGAGTATTTATGCTTAATCAGAGAGCGATGGGATTAATTAAAGCTTTAGCGCAGTTTAAGACTATGATTTTATCGGAGGTTATATCTTGTAGAATATTTACAAATAATTACCCTTTACTTATAGATCATATTTTGAGAGAAGCAAAATTTTATTTTCAGTTAATACAAAGGCTGCAAAATCGTGAGGAAATCAACCTAGAGAGAGATGCTTATGAGCAAGAAACATTCTGGAATAGAATTATGGCTGAACACTCTAAATTTATCCGTGGACTTCTTGACCCCACTGAAAATGAGCTTATAATTACAGCAAACAACTTCGGAAATGAGTTTGATAAGTTGACAAGAGAGTCAAAAGAAGCGATGGATAAGACAATCCCAATTTCAAAAGTTACAGAGGATAGCCTTAAAGCTACTATGGAAATAAGTAAGTTTAAGGCACAAGGTACGCAAGGATTGTTAGAATGTAAAATCAAGTCCATAATAATACCGTTGCTAGCTGACCATACTTTACGTGAAGCAAACCACTATTTACGTTTATTGAAAATATTTACAAAAGGTATATAA
- a CDS encoding DsrE/DsrF/DrsH-like family protein, producing MDKKLSLIMFSGEYDKALAGLILANSAKELGMEVSMFFAFWGLLLLRDPNINISEGKSSLEKLMGNMAPKGPDELPLSNMNFSGLGKKMLEAMMKEDGTPTLSKFLEGAVKKGVKFYGCKLSMEVMGFKKEELIPELVVIEATDYLKDALQSDIQLFI from the coding sequence ATGGATAAAAAATTAAGCCTTATAATGTTTAGCGGAGAGTATGACAAAGCTTTAGCAGGATTAATACTGGCAAATTCGGCTAAAGAATTAGGAATGGAAGTATCCATGTTTTTTGCTTTCTGGGGTCTACTCCTATTGAGAGACCCTAATATAAATATAAGCGAAGGCAAGTCTTCACTAGAGAAACTTATGGGAAATATGGCTCCCAAAGGCCCAGATGAATTACCTCTTTCCAATATGAATTTTAGTGGTTTAGGGAAAAAAATGCTTGAAGCTATGATGAAGGAGGATGGAACACCAACTCTTTCAAAATTCCTTGAGGGCGCTGTAAAAAAAGGTGTTAAGTTCTATGGTTGTAAGCTTTCAATGGAAGTTATGGGCTTTAAAAAAGAAGAACTCATTCCTGAATTAGTGGTAATTGAAGCTACGGATTATTTAAAGGATGCACTTCAATCAGATATACAATTATTTATATAA